The Streptomyces sp. NBC_01142 genome has a window encoding:
- a CDS encoding carboxymuconolactone decarboxylase family protein → MTCKKVEGMQPRMENPAFVSPDARTGIGSICNTVNPGGIPPELREIVALRASQINGCSACVYAHVQNLRKAGESDERVAAVATWRQTPFFTDAERAALELAEKATRLSGRSADAVPDELWEQLSAHFDLQQLSVLILLTRVTSMFNCLNAVVRQPVGMSWS, encoded by the coding sequence GTGACCTGCAAGAAGGTTGAGGGCATGCAACCACGCATGGAGAACCCCGCATTCGTGTCGCCGGACGCGAGGACAGGTATCGGCAGCATCTGCAACACGGTCAACCCGGGCGGCATCCCCCCTGAGCTGAGGGAGATCGTGGCGCTACGCGCCAGCCAGATCAACGGCTGCAGTGCCTGCGTGTATGCCCACGTGCAGAACCTGCGCAAGGCAGGCGAGAGCGACGAGCGGGTGGCGGCGGTGGCCACCTGGCGGCAAACCCCGTTCTTCACCGATGCCGAGCGCGCCGCGCTGGAGCTGGCCGAGAAGGCCACGCGGCTGTCCGGCCGCTCTGCGGACGCGGTGCCGGACGAACTGTGGGAGCAACTGTCCGCACATTTCGATTTGCAGCAGCTATCCGTTCTGATCCTGTTGACCCGCGTGACCAGCATGTTCAACTGTCTCAACGCTGTGGTCCGTCAGCCGGTCGGCATGTCCTGGAGCTGA
- a CDS encoding LysR family transcriptional regulator — MELRDIEIFLALAEELHFGRTAERLHVSQARISQAIKKQERRIGAELFTRTSRTVRLTEIGRQFRDDLQPVYAGLHESLERARLAARGITARLRVSMLPFNVLDLHPCWKAFRSRCPQWELQIRPAPFRDPFGQLRSGDVDVVVAWLPVEEPDLTVGPTLCTDSRVLAVATEHRLAGRAAVPLELFADFPHATAPDMPDYWEDSYLPFHTPRGRTIERIKPVANADELINLVGMGEIIHSFPSHVTKYWSMPNVRWLPIPDMSTMAFALVWRTEAENDLVRALADTVHDLGTFRF, encoded by the coding sequence GTGGAGCTGCGGGACATCGAGATATTCCTGGCGCTGGCCGAGGAACTGCATTTCGGCCGGACCGCGGAGCGGCTGCACGTCTCCCAGGCACGCATCAGCCAGGCCATCAAGAAGCAGGAACGGCGCATCGGTGCCGAACTATTCACCCGCACCAGCCGCACTGTGCGCCTGACCGAGATCGGCCGACAGTTCCGTGACGATCTGCAACCCGTCTACGCGGGCCTACATGAATCCCTGGAGCGCGCCCGGCTGGCCGCCCGCGGCATCACCGCCCGGCTCCGCGTGAGCATGCTGCCCTTTAACGTTCTTGATCTTCATCCCTGTTGGAAGGCGTTCCGCTCACGGTGCCCGCAATGGGAACTCCAGATCCGCCCGGCCCCCTTCAGAGATCCGTTCGGCCAGCTCCGTAGCGGTGACGTGGACGTCGTCGTCGCCTGGCTGCCGGTGGAAGAGCCGGACCTCACCGTCGGGCCGACCCTTTGCACCGACTCCCGGGTCCTTGCCGTGGCCACCGAACACCGGCTCGCGGGACGGGCTGCCGTGCCACTGGAGCTGTTCGCCGACTTCCCGCACGCCACCGCCCCGGACATGCCGGACTACTGGGAGGACAGCTACTTGCCCTTCCACACCCCACGAGGCCGGACGATCGAGCGCATCAAGCCCGTGGCCAACGCCGATGAGCTGATCAACCTGGTCGGCATGGGCGAGATCATCCACAGCTTCCCCAGCCACGTCACCAAGTACTGGAGCATGCCGAACGTCCGATGGCTTCCCATCCCCGACATGTCGACCATGGCCTTCGCCCTGGTCTGGCGGACCGAAGCCGAGAACGATCTCGTCCGCGCTCTGGCCGACACGGTGCACGATCTCGGCACGTTCCGATTCTGA
- a CDS encoding replication-relaxation family protein: MTSLALSTPATSLAPSPAEPLRHQVLAALAQHRIATTSQLRRMLRPDGTRQLLSRVLNKLRSDGFANCTVLPDANRSRTNAWYLTQEGSRLTRDLPVLRGRPPYPITSTTAASLKTPHTLAVVRAHLAFAADARRLGHEHGPWDWTPEVSHSIGEGERIVADAVMYYTVVESEHRRKLRAFVEVDRSTMSSERLAVKLIEYARLFQYEAQPVGRRRPAAAGPAWLRWYPVFPRVLFVLTGASRSRLDDRMSDLQAMVAQHPLVAALAREVRLGAAVLEDIEQHGPAQAVWVPLAGGKPRPWADL; the protein is encoded by the coding sequence ATGACCAGCCTCGCACTGAGCACTCCGGCCACCAGCTTGGCCCCCAGCCCCGCTGAACCCCTGCGTCACCAGGTGCTGGCCGCGCTCGCCCAGCACCGCATCGCCACCACCAGCCAGCTGCGCCGGATGCTGCGGCCGGACGGCACGCGGCAGCTGCTGTCCCGCGTTCTGAACAAGCTGCGCTCCGACGGCTTCGCCAACTGCACGGTGCTGCCGGATGCGAACCGCTCACGTACCAACGCCTGGTATCTCACGCAGGAAGGTTCGCGTCTGACCCGGGATCTGCCTGTCCTGCGGGGGCGGCCGCCCTACCCCATCACCTCGACTACGGCAGCGTCGTTGAAGACCCCGCACACGCTCGCCGTCGTGCGCGCGCATCTGGCCTTTGCCGCAGACGCCCGTCGGCTCGGGCACGAGCATGGCCCCTGGGACTGGACGCCTGAGGTGTCTCACTCCATCGGGGAGGGCGAGCGGATTGTGGCCGACGCTGTCATGTACTACACCGTCGTCGAGAGTGAACACCGGCGAAAGCTGCGCGCGTTCGTGGAAGTCGATCGCAGCACCATGAGCAGCGAGCGGCTGGCTGTGAAGTTGATCGAGTACGCCCGTCTGTTCCAGTACGAGGCCCAGCCCGTCGGCCGCCGTAGGCCGGCCGCCGCAGGTCCTGCCTGGCTCCGCTGGTATCCGGTCTTCCCCCGCGTGCTCTTCGTGCTCACCGGTGCCTCCCGATCCAGGCTGGACGATCGGATGAGCGATCTGCAGGCGATGGTTGCCCAGCACCCGCTCGTAGCGGCCCTCGCCCGTGAAGTCCGGCTCGGAGCCGCCGTACTGGAAGACATCGAGCAACACGGTCCCGCCCAGGCCGTGTGGGTGCCTCTGGCCGGCGGCAAGCCTCGCCCGTGGGCCGACCTGTGA
- a CDS encoding TIGR03668 family PPOX class F420-dependent oxidoreductase, translating into MPALTSTEAQELFAAARIAHLATADATAHPHLVPVVFALDSDTVTLAVDHKPKRTTRLKRLANIAANPSVCLLTDHYEEDWNRLWWARADGEARVLPPPDQSPHAAHCINLLTAKYQQYADQPPTGPVIEVSVLRWSGWHAT; encoded by the coding sequence ATGCCCGCTCTGACGAGCACTGAGGCACAAGAGCTGTTCGCCGCAGCGCGCATCGCCCATCTCGCGACAGCCGACGCAACCGCCCACCCCCACCTGGTACCGGTGGTGTTCGCCCTGGACAGCGACACAGTAACACTGGCCGTGGACCACAAACCGAAACGGACAACACGGCTGAAACGCCTGGCCAACATCGCCGCCAACCCGTCGGTCTGTCTGCTCACCGACCACTACGAAGAAGACTGGAACCGCCTGTGGTGGGCCAGAGCCGACGGCGAAGCCCGAGTACTCCCCCCACCGGACCAATCCCCCCACGCCGCCCACTGCATCAACCTCCTCACAGCGAAATACCAGCAGTACGCCGACCAGCCCCCCACCGGACCCGTAATCGAAGTCTCGGTCCTGCGCTGGAGCGGCTGGCACGCAACATGA
- a CDS encoding LLM class F420-dependent oxidoreductase, whose amino-acid sequence MKFGVSTFITDQGISPAPLGTALEERAFDSLFIAEHSHIPADRQTPYPGGGELPEMYYRTLDPFIALTAIGVVTERLLLGTGIALIPQRDPIITAKEVASLDLISGGRVIFGVGAGWNREEMRNHGTDPSTRGRLTDERLRAMRELWTAEKAEFHGEFVNFDPVYAWPKPVQRPHPPIYVGGGEGAFGRVAQLADAWLANSLPPQELGPLIERLRALAGREVPVTVYAAPDDPEQIEGYSRLGVERLLFYLPTMPEQQTLEYLDRLAAVAARYR is encoded by the coding sequence GTGAAATTCGGAGTCTCGACCTTCATCACCGACCAGGGCATCAGCCCCGCCCCGCTCGGAACCGCCCTCGAGGAACGTGCGTTCGACTCATTGTTCATCGCCGAGCACAGCCATATCCCGGCGGACCGCCAGACGCCCTACCCGGGCGGCGGCGAGCTGCCGGAAATGTACTACCGCACCCTCGACCCCTTCATCGCCCTGACCGCGATCGGTGTGGTGACCGAGCGGCTGCTGCTGGGCACCGGCATCGCACTGATCCCGCAGCGCGACCCGATCATCACGGCGAAGGAGGTCGCCTCGCTCGACCTGATCTCCGGCGGCCGCGTGATCTTCGGCGTCGGTGCCGGCTGGAACCGTGAGGAGATGAGGAACCACGGCACCGACCCCTCCACCCGCGGCCGGCTCACCGACGAGCGGCTGCGCGCCATGCGAGAGCTGTGGACCGCGGAGAAGGCCGAGTTCCACGGCGAGTTCGTGAACTTCGACCCGGTCTACGCCTGGCCCAAACCCGTACAGCGCCCCCATCCGCCGATCTACGTCGGCGGCGGCGAGGGCGCGTTCGGGCGGGTGGCGCAGCTCGCAGACGCCTGGCTGGCCAACAGCCTGCCGCCGCAGGAGCTCGGCCCGCTGATCGAGCGGCTGCGCGCCCTCGCCGGCCGGGAGGTACCGGTCACGGTGTACGCGGCTCCCGACGATCCCGAACAGATCGAGGGATACAGCAGACTGGGGGTCGAGCGGCTGCTGTTCTACCTGCCGACAATGCCCGAACAACAGACGCTGGAGTACCTGGACCGGCTGGCCGCAGTCGCTGCCCGGTACCGCTGA
- a CDS encoding multicopper oxidase family protein, with product MYRQDHTRPTPPTRRAVLGAGIAAAGSALLTACSGSGADPTAGAGKEVAGPGPGGSVSTDGKKVRPTWTPSPEGKLRGLTFTATPATVEIGGGRTVRTSTYNGELPGKAVRITAGDTLEMTLANHLPEPTTIHWHGIALRNEMDGVPEVTQPPIKPGGSFTYRFQAPHPGTYWFHPHLGLQIDRAMYAPLIVDDPNEPLAYDAEWIVLLDDWIDGVGGSSPEDVFDQLRKGKPAMGHGGSAHQRGHDRGTRPVPSKPSGGIAAGYGPPGARAPEPDDASPSPQQQGKGHGRLMTGASSPLLGGHAGDVAYPHYLINGRTPDDPTQFRARPGDRIRLRIINAGAETAFRVALGGHRMTITHSDGFPVHHHRTDSLLLGMGERYDVLISAKDGVFPLTALAEGKNGAAMAVLRTASGALPGPTARPAELRRDVLSSARRLRPHETVELDRRRPDRILKLTFTGGMKNYDWGIDHRPYSPDRVHRIEHGERVRLVVINATDMWHPVHLHGHTYALAGIDSRGARKDTAPVLPHNKLVLDFDADNPGHWMLHCHNIYHSESGMMTTLTYDA from the coding sequence ATGTACAGGCAGGATCACACCCGTCCGACCCCTCCCACCCGGCGTGCCGTACTCGGCGCCGGGATCGCCGCAGCGGGATCCGCACTGCTCACCGCCTGCTCCGGCAGTGGCGCGGACCCCACAGCCGGCGCCGGAAAGGAGGTCGCCGGCCCCGGCCCCGGAGGCTCCGTCTCCACGGACGGCAAGAAGGTCCGGCCCACATGGACGCCCAGCCCCGAAGGCAAGCTCCGCGGCCTCACCTTCACCGCCACACCGGCCACGGTCGAGATCGGCGGCGGACGCACCGTCAGGACCTCGACCTACAACGGCGAACTGCCCGGCAAAGCGGTACGGATCACCGCCGGCGACACACTCGAGATGACGCTCGCCAACCACCTGCCCGAACCCACAACGATCCACTGGCACGGCATCGCCCTGCGCAACGAGATGGACGGCGTGCCCGAGGTGACACAGCCGCCCATCAAACCGGGCGGGTCGTTCACCTACCGCTTCCAGGCGCCGCACCCCGGCACATACTGGTTCCACCCGCACCTGGGCCTGCAGATCGACCGCGCAATGTACGCGCCGCTGATCGTGGACGACCCCAACGAGCCCCTCGCCTACGACGCGGAATGGATCGTCCTGCTGGACGACTGGATCGACGGAGTCGGCGGCTCCAGCCCCGAGGACGTCTTCGACCAGCTCCGCAAGGGCAAGCCCGCCATGGGCCACGGCGGCTCCGCGCACCAGCGCGGGCACGACCGGGGCACCCGGCCCGTACCGTCCAAACCCTCCGGAGGAATCGCGGCCGGATACGGGCCGCCCGGCGCCCGCGCACCGGAGCCCGACGACGCGTCACCCTCACCGCAGCAGCAGGGGAAGGGACACGGCCGGCTGATGACGGGCGCCAGCAGCCCGCTGCTCGGCGGCCACGCGGGCGACGTCGCCTACCCGCACTACCTGATCAACGGACGCACACCCGACGACCCGACCCAGTTCCGGGCCAGACCCGGCGACCGGATCCGGCTGCGCATCATCAACGCGGGCGCCGAGACCGCGTTCCGCGTGGCACTCGGCGGCCACCGGATGACAATCACCCACAGCGACGGCTTCCCCGTACACCACCACCGGACGGACTCCCTGCTCCTCGGCATGGGCGAACGGTACGACGTACTGATCAGCGCGAAAGACGGCGTCTTCCCGCTCACCGCACTCGCCGAAGGCAAGAACGGCGCCGCCATGGCGGTCCTGCGCACAGCAAGCGGCGCACTGCCCGGCCCCACCGCCCGCCCCGCCGAACTGCGGCGCGACGTCTTGTCCTCAGCACGCCGACTCAGGCCCCACGAAACCGTCGAACTCGACCGGCGCAGACCCGACCGGATCCTCAAACTCACCTTCACCGGCGGCATGAAGAACTACGACTGGGGCATCGACCACCGCCCCTACTCGCCCGACCGCGTCCACCGCATCGAACACGGCGAACGCGTGCGCCTCGTCGTCATCAACGCGACCGACATGTGGCACCCCGTCCACCTCCACGGCCACACATACGCTCTCGCCGGCATCGACTCCCGCGGCGCCCGGAAAGACACCGCCCCCGTCCTGCCCCACAACAAACTCGTCCTCGACTTCGACGCCGACAACCCCGGCCACTGGATGCTCCACTGCCACAACATCTACCACTCGGAATCCGGCATGATGACCACCCTCACCTACGACGCATAG
- a CDS encoding ornithine cyclodeaminase family protein: protein MTPPVFGTAAITGAATSQLVLDTVRDALIAHAEGRTSVPPPLHMDFPEAGGDCHVKAGWITGATDFTVKIATGFYANPGLGLPSNHGLVCVVSARTGQVRALLDDRGLLTAWRTAAAGALITHAMARPGAVTLAVFGTGEQARLQATWLAGLRPLSMVLVHGRNPHKSNALCDELNARGLHARPVSAQEAADADMIITTTPATAPVLDAAHVREGTHVTGIGTDMPHKNELPPALFHRARLIATDDHAQCLDHGDFGHAVRAGAAAQDGDTAAGLLLKGPVDRPDTAVTVADLTGVGALDAALASAVLDQLLP from the coding sequence ATGACTCCCCCCGTTTTCGGCACGGCCGCCATCACCGGGGCCGCCACCTCACAGCTGGTCCTCGACACCGTCCGTGACGCGCTGATCGCGCATGCCGAAGGCCGCACCAGCGTGCCGCCGCCGCTGCACATGGACTTCCCCGAAGCCGGCGGGGACTGCCACGTCAAAGCCGGCTGGATCACCGGTGCCACCGACTTCACCGTCAAGATCGCGACCGGCTTCTACGCCAACCCCGGCCTCGGCCTTCCGTCCAATCACGGTCTGGTCTGCGTCGTCAGCGCCCGCACCGGACAGGTACGCGCGCTCCTGGACGACCGTGGCCTGCTGACCGCCTGGCGCACCGCTGCCGCGGGCGCCCTGATCACCCATGCCATGGCCCGGCCCGGCGCCGTCACACTGGCCGTCTTCGGCACCGGCGAACAGGCCCGCCTCCAGGCCACCTGGCTGGCAGGGCTACGCCCGCTCAGCATGGTGCTGGTCCACGGCCGCAACCCGCACAAAAGCAATGCCCTGTGCGACGAGCTCAACGCCCGCGGCCTGCACGCCCGGCCCGTATCGGCACAAGAGGCGGCCGACGCCGACATGATCATCACCACGACTCCGGCAACAGCCCCCGTCCTGGATGCCGCCCACGTGCGCGAGGGCACGCACGTGACCGGCATCGGCACAGACATGCCGCACAAGAACGAGCTGCCGCCGGCGCTCTTTCACCGCGCACGGCTCATCGCAACCGACGACCACGCCCAATGCCTCGACCACGGTGACTTCGGCCACGCCGTCCGCGCCGGCGCCGCCGCCCAGGACGGCGACACCGCCGCCGGCCTGCTGCTCAAAGGACCCGTCGACCGGCCGGACACGGCGGTCACGGTCGCCGACCTCACCGGAGTCGGAGCACTCGACGCGGCACTCGCCTCGGCCGTCCTCGACCAGCTCCTGCCGTGA
- a CDS encoding pyridoxal phosphate-dependent aminotransferase, with protein MTRLPDFRLETYFSRWEFTARHHLTASDVQTMTLGELLALADDKDRDAFENLSLGYTETFGDPALREVIAQTYGHADADDVICFAGAEEALYLAMNVLLGAGDHAVVVTPNYQAAETVPLALCEVSGVALDADRDWALDLDTVAAAIRPNTRVISVNFPNNPTGKVIGAADFTALARLCDERGIHLFSDEVYRGLERDPARALPQAADLSERALSLNVTSKSLGLPGLRIGWITCRDRALRSRLERAKHYTTICNSAPSEVLARIALKARETIMERNRALITANLPAFETFFAEFADDFEWQAPDGGCVAYPRYLGADGVEGFCTRLVEEAGVLLLPASIYRSELTASPADRFRIGIGRRNPEKGLAAFAQWMRARR; from the coding sequence ATGACCCGGCTGCCCGACTTCCGTCTGGAAACGTACTTCTCCCGCTGGGAGTTCACTGCCCGCCACCACCTGACCGCCTCCGACGTCCAGACCATGACACTCGGCGAGCTGCTCGCTCTGGCTGACGACAAGGACAGGGACGCCTTCGAGAACCTGTCCCTGGGCTACACCGAGACCTTCGGCGACCCGGCTCTGCGCGAGGTGATCGCCCAGACGTACGGGCACGCCGACGCGGACGACGTCATCTGCTTCGCGGGCGCCGAGGAGGCCCTCTACCTGGCGATGAACGTCCTGCTCGGCGCGGGTGACCACGCGGTGGTGGTGACCCCGAACTACCAGGCCGCCGAGACCGTGCCGCTGGCGCTGTGCGAGGTCTCCGGCGTGGCCCTCGATGCGGACCGGGACTGGGCCCTGGACCTCGACACGGTGGCGGCGGCGATCCGGCCGAACACCCGGGTGATCTCGGTGAACTTCCCCAACAACCCCACCGGCAAGGTCATCGGCGCCGCCGACTTCACCGCGCTGGCCCGCCTGTGCGACGAGCGCGGCATCCACCTGTTCAGCGACGAGGTCTACCGCGGCCTCGAGCGCGACCCGGCCCGCGCCCTGCCGCAAGCCGCCGACTTGTCCGAGCGCGCCCTGTCATTGAACGTGACCTCGAAGTCCCTGGGGCTGCCCGGGCTGCGCATCGGCTGGATCACCTGCCGCGACCGCGCGCTGCGCTCGCGCCTGGAGCGGGCCAAGCACTACACCACCATCTGCAACTCCGCGCCGAGCGAGGTCCTGGCCCGCATCGCGCTGAAGGCCCGCGAGACGATCATGGAGCGCAACCGGGCCCTGATCACGGCCAACCTGCCGGCTTTCGAGACGTTCTTCGCCGAGTTCGCGGACGATTTCGAGTGGCAGGCACCGGACGGCGGATGCGTCGCCTACCCCCGATACCTGGGCGCCGACGGGGTGGAGGGATTCTGCACCCGTCTGGTGGAGGAAGCAGGTGTCCTGCTGCTGCCCGCGAGTATCTACCGCTCCGAGCTCACCGCCTCCCCCGCCGACCGGTTCCGCATCGGCATCGGCCGCCGCAACCCTGAAAAGGGCCTGGCGGCCTTCGCCCAGTGGATGCGAGCACGCCGATGA
- a CDS encoding transcriptional regulator has translation MGKTEEDRDPRVRMWAPVCQAVALLLGPYAEVVLHDPDTDRVLEIWNPMASRGPGDPSLLGELDELDPSAQDVYGPYEKLLADGRRLSSVSAVLRDAQDRPSAVLCINLDRTPLEQAAAVLSAFGAPALQRPEPLFEKDWSERIQQVVGSYVRETGRPVERMTRQDRLAVLGRLDEARVFAVRRAAPVVAGALRVSRSTLYGLLAELRALNAKD, from the coding sequence ATGGGGAAAACGGAAGAGGACAGGGACCCTCGTGTGCGGATGTGGGCGCCGGTGTGTCAGGCCGTCGCGCTGTTGCTCGGTCCGTACGCCGAGGTGGTCCTGCATGATCCGGACACCGACCGGGTCCTGGAGATCTGGAATCCGATGGCCTCCCGGGGCCCGGGGGATCCTTCGCTACTCGGTGAACTGGACGAGCTCGACCCGTCGGCGCAGGACGTGTACGGGCCGTACGAGAAACTCCTCGCGGACGGCCGTCGTCTGTCATCGGTCAGCGCGGTCCTGCGGGACGCGCAGGACCGGCCGTCGGCGGTGCTGTGCATCAATCTCGACCGCACGCCGCTGGAACAGGCCGCGGCGGTCCTGTCCGCCTTCGGGGCGCCGGCCCTGCAGCGCCCCGAGCCGTTGTTCGAAAAGGACTGGTCCGAGCGCATCCAGCAGGTGGTCGGCAGTTATGTCCGCGAAACGGGTCGCCCCGTCGAACGCATGACCCGCCAGGACCGCCTGGCCGTCCTCGGCCGGCTGGATGAGGCCCGGGTGTTTGCGGTGCGCCGCGCCGCGCCGGTCGTCGCCGGGGCCCTGCGGGTGTCCCGGTCCACCCTCTACGGCCTGCTGGCCGAGCTCAGAGCATTGAACGCAAAGGACTGA
- a CDS encoding RNA polymerase sigma factor — translation MDDRGMVSAMRSADPRGLAAAYDTYASRLYGYCRTILHNGDAASDALQDTFVLANERISQLRDPDRLRPWLYSIARNECLHQLRSMRRTTGLDDAGEVRDETVDLDAGLHTDELRSLVWDALEGLNPRDREVLELSLRQDLEGADLASVLGLSLNHTHALLSRARQQLENSVAALILARNERQDCTELAEILEDFDGTMTVLLRKRINRHIGRCEMCGDRKRREVRASALLSLLPVPVLPSELREPVLHAVFEPAGNEHRQEVTERATRFDDNGWPMPRDVWSRRMTPSPGKTVAAGAVGAGVLIAASWLWVAAGEGPGDQEHPTPGTTVVTPGGTVPPGVTLKPGDLVGDRTLGPHETLRPGETLGPPGGPKPPPSGPPKYAPDTPAPGVTPPPPRQPDTPPPAVPPPPVDTSPPDPDVPVVPPPPVDTSPSDPVVPDVPPDPDVPPVVPDVPPDPVDTSPSDPVVPDAPPDEQID, via the coding sequence ATGGACGACCGCGGAATGGTGTCCGCCATGCGGTCTGCCGATCCCAGAGGCCTCGCAGCGGCCTACGACACTTACGCCAGTCGGCTCTACGGCTACTGCCGCACAATTCTCCACAATGGTGACGCAGCCTCTGATGCCCTGCAGGACACCTTCGTCCTCGCCAATGAGCGCATCAGCCAGCTGCGGGACCCCGACCGTCTGCGCCCCTGGCTCTATTCGATCGCCCGGAACGAATGCCTGCATCAGCTGCGCAGCATGCGCCGTACCACTGGGCTCGACGACGCCGGCGAAGTACGCGACGAAACGGTCGACCTCGATGCCGGCCTGCATACCGACGAGTTGAGGTCCCTGGTCTGGGACGCTCTCGAAGGACTCAACCCACGCGATCGCGAAGTGCTGGAACTCTCCCTGCGACAAGACCTGGAAGGCGCCGATCTCGCATCGGTGCTGGGACTGTCGCTCAACCACACCCACGCGCTGCTGTCCCGGGCACGGCAACAGCTCGAGAACTCCGTGGCCGCGCTGATCCTGGCGCGCAACGAGCGGCAGGACTGCACCGAGCTGGCCGAGATACTCGAAGACTTCGACGGCACAATGACCGTGCTGCTGCGCAAACGCATCAACCGGCACATCGGTCGATGCGAAATGTGCGGTGACCGAAAGCGCCGCGAGGTCCGTGCCTCCGCACTGCTCAGCCTGCTCCCGGTCCCCGTCCTGCCCTCGGAACTCCGCGAACCGGTGCTCCACGCCGTCTTCGAACCGGCGGGGAACGAGCACCGACAGGAGGTGACCGAGCGGGCGACCCGGTTCGACGACAACGGCTGGCCGATGCCCCGCGACGTGTGGTCGCGCCGCATGACCCCCTCACCGGGCAAGACGGTGGCGGCCGGCGCCGTGGGGGCAGGAGTCCTGATCGCCGCTTCCTGGCTGTGGGTGGCAGCGGGCGAAGGGCCGGGGGACCAGGAGCACCCCACCCCCGGCACCACCGTGGTGACCCCCGGCGGCACAGTGCCACCAGGCGTCACGCTGAAACCGGGAGACCTCGTCGGCGACAGAACTCTGGGCCCGCACGAGACACTGCGACCGGGCGAGACCCTGGGACCCCCCGGCGGCCCCAAGCCGCCACCGTCCGGCCCGCCGAAGTACGCCCCCGACACACCTGCACCGGGCGTCACGCCTCCGCCCCCGCGGCAGCCGGACACACCGCCACCCGCAGTGCCACCACCTCCGGTGGACACCTCTCCGCCAGACCCGGACGTTCCCGTAGTGCCACCACCTCCGGTGGATACCTCTCCGTCAGACCCGGTTGTTCCCGATGTGCCGCCAGACCCGGACGTTCCGCCGGTTGTTCCCGATGTGCCACCAGACCCGGTGGATACCTCTCCGTCAGACCCGGTTGTTCCCGATGCGCCGCCAGACGAGCAAATCGATTGA
- a CDS encoding response regulator transcription factor: MSPREQQVLRHIAEGRTYAGTARRIGISVHTVDGYLRRIRAKFDVHTQAELIRLALAFEL; this comes from the coding sequence TTGTCTCCGCGGGAACAGCAGGTCCTGCGGCACATCGCAGAGGGACGTACCTACGCCGGGACAGCCCGCCGTATCGGCATCTCGGTGCACACCGTTGACGGCTACCTTCGCAGGATCCGGGCCAAATTCGACGTCCACACCCAGGCAGAACTCATCCGGCTGGCTCTGGCGTTCGAGCTGTAG
- a CDS encoding ATP-binding protein, whose amino-acid sequence MPTSASLRHTARQAVLTLPSQEVSVPVSRHFTDDLLVRWGVAEDERDSAMLVVDELVANAVQHGHADMTLLLVLDEDMLLIAVADSGPAVAKQAPRADIAPDEHGRGTGIVEFLALWTEIHDSDEGRRVRVGLRVTNIRPC is encoded by the coding sequence GTGCCGACGTCAGCTTCCCTCCGGCACACCGCCCGGCAGGCTGTCCTCACCCTCCCCTCGCAGGAGGTGTCCGTTCCCGTCTCCCGCCACTTCACCGACGATCTGCTCGTCCGGTGGGGGGTCGCCGAGGACGAGCGGGACTCGGCCATGCTCGTCGTGGACGAGCTGGTGGCGAACGCCGTCCAGCACGGCCATGCCGACATGACCCTCCTCCTGGTCCTCGACGAAGACATGCTGCTCATTGCCGTCGCCGACTCGGGCCCTGCGGTCGCGAAGCAGGCCCCGCGGGCCGATATCGCCCCCGATGAGCATGGCCGCGGCACGGGAATCGTCGAGTTCCTCGCGCTCTGGACCGAGATCCACGACAGCGACGAGGGCCGCCGCGTCCGCGTAGGCCTCCGTGTCACGAACATCCGGCCCTGTTGA
- a CDS encoding CU044_2847 family protein, whose translation MAELVVMTVADGEGSAVFEVETGLAGSDLELAADDGVVRRAETSLREALARVRPALVQVSETVKALQPDEAEIQFGLEIISDLGSDCRKYEHVRHIGILG comes from the coding sequence ATGGCAGAACTGGTCGTGATGACTGTTGCCGACGGCGAAGGCAGCGCTGTCTTCGAAGTCGAGACCGGCCTGGCCGGGTCGGATCTCGAACTGGCTGCTGACGACGGTGTGGTGAGACGCGCTGAGACCTCGCTCCGCGAGGCCCTGGCGCGCGTCCGCCCTGCTCTGGTGCAAGTTTCGGAGACCGTCAAAGCACTGCAACCGGATGAGGCGGAGATCCAGTTCGGCCTCGAGATCATCAGCGACCTCGGCTCGGACTGCCGCAAGTACGAGCACGTGCGACACATCGGCATCCTCGGCTGA